Proteins encoded within one genomic window of Streptomyces taklimakanensis:
- a CDS encoding MarR family winged helix-turn-helix transcriptional regulator: protein MSASDDPVGEAAKDPTGLQTFAVLLRRMNGEFGRATHDFAQAQGLHPTDVQALAEILDAGDDGPVTPGMLRERLRLTSGAVTACLDRLERAGHIRRARDSNDRRIVHLHYAPRGREVAREYFRPLAQATEAVRRRFSDAELRVVAAFLAAMNEELAAPRHHPDGDPPRPTGP, encoded by the coding sequence GTGAGCGCATCGGACGACCCCGTGGGCGAGGCGGCGAAGGACCCCACCGGACTCCAGACCTTCGCCGTGCTGCTGCGCCGGATGAACGGCGAGTTCGGCCGCGCGACGCACGACTTCGCCCAGGCCCAGGGGCTCCACCCCACCGACGTGCAGGCCCTGGCGGAGATCCTGGACGCGGGGGACGACGGGCCGGTCACCCCCGGCATGCTGCGCGAACGGCTCCGGCTCACCTCCGGCGCGGTCACCGCGTGCCTGGACAGGCTGGAGCGCGCCGGGCACATCCGTCGCGCCCGGGACTCGAACGACCGCAGGATCGTCCACCTCCACTACGCCCCTCGGGGCCGGGAGGTGGCCCGCGAGTACTTCCGTCCCCTCGCGCAGGCCACCGAGGCCGTCCGGCGGCGCTTCAGCGACGCCGAACTCCGCGTCGTCGCGGCCTTCCTGGCAGCCATGAACGAGGAGCTGGCCGCGCCGCGTCACCACCCCGACGGGGACCCGCCCCGACCGACGGGGCCGTAG
- a CDS encoding SDR family oxidoreductase, with translation MVTGATGYIGGRLVPELLAAGHTVRCMARTPGKLRDHPWADRVEVVRGDVTDASSVRAALEGVDVAYYLVHSMGGGLGFEDTDREAARTFGEGARAAGVGRIVYLGGLTPPGVPEEELSPHLRSRAEVGRLLLESGVPTAVLRAAVVIGSGSASFEILRYLTERLPVMITPTWVRTRLQPIAVRDVLRLLVGCATLPAEVNRTFDIGGPEVLTYHEMMRRYAAVAGLPKRLIVPVPVLSPRLSSHWIGLVTPVPAAIARPLTESLRHEVVCAEHDITRYVPDPPGGPVGLDRALRLALKRIKDAEVATRWSSASVPGAPSDPLPTDPDWAGGSLYTDVREREVNAPPEALWRVVEGIGGEHGWYSSPLAWAVRGRLDRLVGGVGLTRGRRDAERLRAGDSLDFWRVEEIEPGRLLRLRAEMRLPGLAWLELTVERGPAGRSVYRQRALFHPHGLSGQAYWWGVSPFHAVVFGGMARNIASAAEATGSTSAAEATGSTSATGGPATAPSVGAGPRRGGDAARPAPRSWLPGRPRRRGVRRR, from the coding sequence CTGGTCACCGGGGCGACCGGCTACATCGGCGGCCGGCTGGTGCCCGAGCTGCTGGCGGCCGGTCACACCGTGCGCTGCATGGCCCGCACCCCCGGCAAGCTGCGCGACCACCCCTGGGCCGACCGGGTCGAGGTGGTCCGCGGCGACGTGACGGACGCCTCCTCGGTGCGCGCCGCCCTGGAGGGGGTGGACGTCGCCTACTACCTGGTGCACTCCATGGGCGGCGGGCTCGGGTTCGAGGACACCGACCGCGAGGCCGCCCGGACCTTCGGCGAGGGGGCGCGGGCCGCCGGAGTGGGCCGGATCGTGTACCTGGGCGGGCTGACCCCGCCCGGCGTGCCCGAGGAGGAGCTCTCACCGCACCTGCGCTCCCGGGCGGAGGTGGGGCGTCTGCTGCTGGAGTCCGGGGTGCCGACGGCCGTGCTGCGGGCGGCGGTGGTGATCGGCTCGGGCTCGGCGTCCTTCGAGATCCTGCGCTACCTGACCGAGCGGCTGCCGGTGATGATCACCCCCACCTGGGTGCGCACCCGGCTCCAGCCGATCGCCGTCCGCGACGTGCTGCGCCTGCTGGTGGGCTGCGCCACGCTGCCCGCGGAGGTGAACCGGACCTTCGACATCGGCGGCCCGGAGGTCCTGACGTACCACGAGATGATGCGGCGCTACGCCGCGGTGGCCGGGCTGCCGAAGCGGCTCATCGTCCCGGTGCCGGTGCTCTCGCCGCGGCTGTCGAGCCACTGGATCGGGTTGGTCACCCCGGTGCCGGCCGCGATCGCCCGGCCGCTGACGGAGTCGCTGCGGCACGAGGTGGTCTGCGCCGAGCACGACATCACCCGGTACGTGCCCGACCCGCCCGGCGGTCCGGTGGGCCTGGACCGGGCCCTGCGGCTGGCCCTGAAGCGGATCAAGGACGCGGAGGTGGCCACCCGCTGGTCCTCCGCTTCGGTGCCCGGCGCGCCCAGCGACCCGCTGCCCACCGATCCCGACTGGGCGGGCGGCAGCCTCTACACCGACGTGCGCGAGCGCGAGGTGAACGCTCCGCCCGAGGCGCTGTGGCGCGTGGTGGAGGGCATCGGCGGCGAGCACGGCTGGTACTCCTCCCCCCTGGCCTGGGCGGTCCGCGGCCGGCTGGACCGGCTGGTCGGCGGGGTGGGACTGACCCGGGGGCGACGGGACGCGGAGCGGCTGCGGGCGGGCGACTCGCTGGACTTCTGGCGGGTGGAGGAGATCGAGCCGGGCCGGCTGCTGCGGCTGCGGGCCGAGATGCGGCTGCCGGGCCTGGCCTGGCTGGAGCTGACGGTCGAGCGCGGGCCCGCGGGACGGTCCGTCTACCGGCAGCGGGCGCTGTTCCATCCGCACGGCCTGTCGGGTCAGGCGTACTGGTGGGGCGTTTCGCCGTTCCACGCGGTGGTATTCGGGGGCATGGCGCGCAACATCGCCTCGGCCGCCGAGGCGACGGGATCGACCTCGGCCGCCGAGGCGACGGGATCGACCTCGGCCACAGGCGGACCGGCTACGGCCCCGTCGGTCGGGGCGGGTCCCCGTCGGGGTGGTGACGCGGCGCGGCCAGCTCCTCGTTCATGGCTGCCAGGAAGGCCGCGACGACGCGGAGTTCGGCGTCGCTGA
- a CDS encoding amino acid permease, whose product MSKLTDVSKRILIGSALRSDRLAETLLPKRIALPVFASDPLSSVAYAPGEVLMVLSIAGFSAFHFGPWITLAIVVLMITVVASYRQNVRAYPSGGGDYEVATVNLGPRAGRAVAGALLVDYVLTVAVSVAAGVDNLGSAIPFVSENKVGVALSIIALLTVMNLRGVRESGTVFAVPTYLFVLAVLGTIAWGAFRWFVLGDTMKAPSADYQVLAEQGDLAGFALIFLLLRAFSSGCAALTGVEAISNGVPAFRRPKSRNAATTLALMGGLAVTMFCGIIALALATDVKMSETPAKDILIDGRPAGPDYHQDPVIAQVSAAVFGDGSVPFLFLAAITALVLFLAANTAYNGFPVLGSILAQDRYLPRQLHTRGDRLAFSNGIVLLAVFAGALVYAYDSDSTRLIQLYIVGVFVSFTLSQTGMVRHWNRHLAEERDPAARRRMLRARVINAFGAFFTGLVLVVVLITKFAHGAWVALIGMAVFYAMMTAIRRHYDRVAEELALPREAEREEMARPSRVHSIVLVSKIHKPTLRALAYAKLVRSDVLEALSVNVDPEETRALREEWNRRDLDVPLKTLDSPYREVTRPVVEYVKGLRRSNPRAVISVYIPEYVVGHWYEQLLHNQSALRLKGRLLFTPGVMVTSVPYQLESSERARLRARRRSEWSAPGAVRRGSVGPTGPTGPTGTTGPGGRDRAGDERAE is encoded by the coding sequence GTGTCCAAGCTGACCGACGTGTCCAAACGGATTCTGATCGGCAGTGCGCTGCGGAGCGACCGGCTCGCCGAGACCCTCCTCCCCAAGCGCATCGCCCTCCCCGTCTTCGCCTCCGACCCCCTGTCCTCGGTCGCCTACGCACCGGGCGAAGTGCTGATGGTGCTGTCGATCGCGGGGTTCTCGGCGTTCCACTTCGGTCCGTGGATCACTCTGGCGATTGTCGTGCTCATGATTACGGTGGTGGCGTCGTACCGGCAGAACGTCCGCGCCTACCCCTCCGGGGGAGGCGACTACGAGGTCGCCACCGTCAACCTCGGCCCCCGCGCCGGACGCGCGGTCGCCGGTGCGCTGCTGGTGGACTACGTGCTGACGGTGGCGGTGTCGGTCGCCGCGGGCGTGGACAACCTCGGCTCGGCGATCCCGTTCGTCTCCGAGAACAAGGTCGGCGTGGCCCTGTCGATCATCGCGCTGCTGACCGTGATGAACCTGCGCGGCGTCCGCGAGTCCGGCACCGTCTTCGCCGTCCCCACCTACCTCTTCGTCCTCGCCGTCCTCGGCACGATCGCCTGGGGCGCCTTCCGCTGGTTCGTCCTGGGCGACACCATGAAGGCACCCAGCGCCGACTACCAGGTCCTGGCCGAACAGGGCGACCTGGCCGGATTCGCCCTGATCTTCCTGCTGCTGCGGGCCTTCTCCTCCGGCTGTGCCGCCCTCACCGGCGTGGAGGCCATCAGCAACGGCGTCCCCGCCTTCCGGCGCCCCAAGAGCCGCAACGCCGCCACCACGCTGGCCCTGATGGGCGGCCTGGCCGTCACCATGTTCTGCGGCATCATCGCCCTGGCACTGGCCACCGACGTGAAGATGTCCGAGACCCCGGCCAAGGACATCCTCATCGACGGACGGCCCGCCGGACCCGACTACCACCAGGACCCGGTCATCGCCCAGGTCTCCGCGGCGGTCTTCGGCGACGGATCCGTGCCCTTCCTCTTCTTGGCCGCCATCACCGCCCTGGTGCTCTTCCTGGCCGCCAACACCGCCTACAACGGCTTCCCCGTCCTCGGCTCGATCCTCGCCCAGGACCGCTACCTGCCCCGCCAGCTCCACACCCGCGGCGACCGGCTGGCCTTCTCCAACGGCATCGTGTTGCTGGCGGTCTTCGCGGGGGCCCTGGTCTACGCGTACGACTCCGACTCCACCCGACTGATCCAGCTCTACATCGTCGGGGTCTTCGTCTCCTTCACCCTCAGCCAGACCGGCATGGTGCGGCACTGGAACCGCCACCTGGCCGAGGAGAGGGACCCCGCCGCCCGGCGCAGGATGCTCCGCGCCCGTGTGATCAACGCCTTCGGGGCCTTCTTCACCGGACTGGTGCTGGTCGTGGTGCTGATCACCAAGTTCGCCCACGGCGCCTGGGTCGCTCTCATCGGCATGGCCGTCTTCTACGCGATGATGACCGCCATCCGTCGTCACTACGACCGGGTGGCCGAGGAACTGGCGCTGCCGCGCGAGGCCGAACGGGAGGAGATGGCCCGCCCCTCACGGGTGCACTCCATCGTCCTCGTCTCCAAGATCCACAAGCCGACGCTGCGGGCGCTGGCCTACGCCAAACTGGTCCGCTCCGACGTCCTGGAGGCCCTCAGCGTCAACGTCGACCCCGAGGAGACCCGAGCCCTGCGCGAGGAGTGGAACCGGCGCGACCTCGACGTCCCCCTCAAGACCCTCGACTCCCCCTACCGGGAGGTCACCCGCCCGGTCGTGGAGTACGTCAAGGGCCTGCGCCGCAGCAATCCGCGCGCCGTGATCAGCGTCTACATCCCCGAGTACGTCGTCGGCCACTGGTACGAGCAGCTCCTGCACAACCAGAGCGCCCTGCGCCTGAAGGGGCGACTGCTGTTCACACCCGGGGTGATGGTGACCTCCGTGCCCTACCAGTTGGAGTCCTCCGAGCGGGCCCGGCTGAGGGCGCGCAGGCGCTCGGAGTGGAGCGCGCCCGGCGCGGTGCGGCGCGGGTCCGTCGGCCCCACCGGCCCCACCGGACCCACCGGAACCACCGGCCCCGGAGGACGGGACAGGGCGGGCGACGAGCGCGCGGAGTGA
- a CDS encoding class I SAM-dependent RNA methyltransferase → MPPATPHAASGTASGTASETAPASLVGREYEVEIGPVAHGGHCVARTDEGRVLFVRHALPGERVVARVTEGREDSRFLRADAVEVLDAAKDRVEPPCPFAGPGRCGGCDWQHAAPGAQRRLKASVIAEQLERLAGMTAEDAGWDGTVEPAPGDKVPRGEVPAWRTRVQYAVDDEGRAGLRRHRSHEVEPIDRCLIAAPGVSELGVEKRAWPRIASVEAVAATGSNDRQVLITPRPGGRLPLVELDRPVSVLRVEEQPKGRSARGGERAVHRVHGRPYVRERAAERTWRISAGGFWQVHPKAADLLVETVMTGLTPHKGDMALDLYCGAGLFAGALADRIGPKGAVLGIESSKRAVEDARHNLADLDRVRVERGTVERVLPRTGITEADIVVMDPPRSGAGRKTVEQVAALGPRRVAYVACDPAALARDLAYFREAGYVPHFTKAFDLFPMTHHVECVAILKPAPKGS, encoded by the coding sequence ATGCCCCCCGCAACACCCCACGCCGCCTCCGGAACCGCCTCCGGAACCGCCTCCGAAACCGCCCCCGCCTCGCTGGTGGGTCGGGAGTACGAGGTCGAGATCGGCCCTGTCGCACACGGCGGCCACTGTGTGGCCCGCACCGACGAGGGCCGGGTGCTGTTCGTGCGCCACGCGCTGCCCGGCGAACGGGTCGTGGCCCGGGTCACCGAGGGCCGCGAGGACTCCCGATTCCTGCGCGCCGACGCCGTGGAGGTCCTCGACGCCGCCAAGGACCGCGTCGAGCCCCCCTGCCCCTTCGCCGGTCCCGGCCGCTGCGGTGGCTGCGACTGGCAGCACGCCGCGCCCGGCGCCCAGCGCCGGCTGAAGGCGTCCGTCATCGCCGAGCAACTGGAGCGGCTGGCCGGGATGACCGCCGAGGACGCCGGCTGGGACGGCACCGTCGAGCCGGCTCCCGGCGACAAGGTGCCACGGGGGGAGGTCCCCGCCTGGCGCACCCGGGTGCAGTACGCCGTGGACGACGAGGGCCGCGCCGGACTGCGCCGCCACCGCTCCCACGAGGTCGAGCCGATCGACCGCTGCCTGATCGCCGCGCCGGGCGTGAGCGAGCTGGGCGTCGAGAAGCGCGCCTGGCCGCGGATCGCCTCCGTCGAGGCTGTCGCCGCCACCGGCTCCAACGACCGTCAGGTGCTGATCACCCCCCGCCCCGGCGGACGGCTGCCCCTGGTGGAGCTGGACCGCCCGGTGTCGGTGCTGCGCGTCGAGGAGCAGCCCAAGGGCCGGAGCGCACGGGGCGGCGAACGTGCCGTGCACCGCGTCCACGGCCGTCCCTACGTCCGCGAGCGTGCCGCCGAGCGCACCTGGCGGATCAGCGCGGGCGGCTTCTGGCAGGTCCACCCCAAGGCCGCCGACCTGCTGGTCGAGACCGTGATGACCGGCCTGACCCCGCACAAGGGCGACATGGCCCTCGACCTGTACTGCGGAGCCGGGCTGTTCGCCGGAGCGCTGGCCGACCGGATCGGCCCCAAGGGCGCGGTGCTGGGCATCGAGTCGTCCAAGCGCGCCGTGGAGGACGCCCGCCACAACCTCGCCGACCTGGACCGGGTCCGCGTCGAGCGCGGCACGGTCGAGCGGGTCCTGCCGCGCACCGGCATCACCGAGGCCGACATCGTCGTGATGGACCCGCCCCGCTCCGGCGCCGGGCGGAAGACGGTGGAGCAGGTCGCCGCGCTCGGCCCGCGCCGCGTCGCCTACGTCGCCTGCGACCCGGCCGCCCTCGCCCGCGACCTGGCCTACTTCCGCGAGGCCGGTTACGTCCCCCACTTCACGAAGGCCTTCGACCTGTTCCCGATGACCCACCACGTGGAGTGCGTCGCCATCCTCAAGCCCGCGCCGAAGGGTTCCTGA
- a CDS encoding CopG family transcriptional regulator, with protein MSMKRTNVYADPEDLAIIKEAAKRRGVSEAEIIRQGIHLAAMANRVWDEPLFSRTFRGTGRTPGKSEVRDTVADAVSRETESGTAA; from the coding sequence ATGTCCATGAAGCGAACCAACGTCTACGCCGATCCGGAAGATCTCGCGATCATCAAGGAGGCCGCGAAGCGGCGCGGCGTCAGCGAGGCCGAGATCATCCGTCAGGGCATCCATCTCGCGGCCATGGCCAACCGTGTCTGGGACGAGCCTCTCTTCTCCCGCACTTTCCGGGGGACAGGTCGTACTCCCGGCAAGAGCGAGGTGCGTGACACCGTCGCCGACGCCGTGAGCCGCGAGACCGAGTCCGGTACCGCCGCGTGA
- a CDS encoding PIN domain-containing protein, which yields MIIVVADTSGLLAALDSAHPEHHASNEAIMAAGLLVMSPLLLAEIDHVATRELGREAALSAVDDIRHWVRRGRIALPEITEDHLDIAQSVRARYRDLDLDLADAVNVALAAEYDTDVVLTLDRRDFRAVRPLGRYKAFRVLPDDLPI from the coding sequence GTGATCATCGTCGTCGCGGACACCTCCGGGCTCCTCGCGGCGCTCGACTCCGCCCATCCCGAGCATCACGCGTCGAACGAGGCGATCATGGCCGCGGGGCTCCTGGTGATGTCCCCACTGCTGCTCGCGGAGATCGACCACGTCGCCACTCGCGAGCTCGGCCGTGAAGCGGCGCTCAGCGCGGTCGACGACATCCGGCATTGGGTGCGTCGAGGCCGTATCGCTCTGCCCGAGATCACGGAAGACCATCTCGATATCGCCCAGTCGGTGCGTGCCCGGTACCGCGACCTGGACCTGGACCTCGCGGATGCGGTGAACGTGGCCCTCGCCGCCGAGTACGACACCGACGTCGTACTCACGCTCGACCGTCGCGACTTCCGGGCTGTGCGTCCACTGGGCCGGTACAAGGCGTTCCGGGTCCTGCCCGACGACCTTCCGATCTGA
- a CDS encoding ribbon-helix-helix protein, CopG family — protein MAMTLRLPDDLDAKLTERARREGRSKQELAIEAIRDAQNRAELKVDDVLAELMDSDAEILDYLK, from the coding sequence ATGGCGATGACACTCCGACTCCCCGACGACCTTGACGCGAAGCTCACCGAGAGGGCTCGTCGGGAGGGCCGCAGCAAGCAGGAGCTTGCCATCGAGGCCATCCGTGACGCCCAGAACCGGGCCGAGCTGAAGGTCGACGACGTCCTGGCCGAGCTGATGGACAGCGATGCGGAGATCCTGGACTACCTGAAGTGA